Part of the Gavia stellata isolate bGavSte3 chromosome 25, bGavSte3.hap2, whole genome shotgun sequence genome is shown below.
TCAGAGCTTTATATGAAGGCACAATTTGTAATACCCAGTTAAAAGCTATTCACAAATAAGAATCTGTTtcccttaagaaaaaaaattacagtgacTATCATTTGTTTCTCTCAGAACCAGTGTGTATACTTGCTCTTTATAGTATCACAGTAAAGATCACTTCCTTATGACATTTGAAAATCAGCCAAACACCATAGAAGAGATGGTTTTGTTTAGCATCAAATTCTTAAGCTCACGTGTCTCTAAACAAAAGGCAATGCCTGTGACATAATGAACCAAGTGAAAAAGAGTTTACAAAGTATAAAGAATGATTTAAAGAATATTCAGTTATTGACAAATGGTGCTAAACAAAGCCTGGCTTAGGATGGAAGTATTTTATTCAGTACCCACAGGGCTCAAATGACTTTCAGTGGCAAGAGTGAACTGAAATCAGTAACATGTCTGACATAAAAATGTGATTGGAAATATATACATCTCTCTAACCATGTAAAGTGCAGAATACTATCCTGTATTTCAGATAAACTAGAAATTTAGAGTCTTTTCTATACCAAACTCTGAtatcaacaaataaaaaaaaaggaaagattttcaCTACACAGAAAGCTTCTATATGAGGCTCCAAGGCTGGTAATAACAAAAGTGGACCCTTTAACATTTGTGAGCTTAAGAGCAAGAATCTATACACTAAACAAAACACATCAACTAACCCACCAGTAAATTGCCATTGTTCCAGTCTTTCTAGACATGTCACTTTCATATTTGTAATGTACAGATTATTTCCACAcaatttcagctttttgttcctaatgtttatatatataaaaagtataGCACCAAATTTAGTTCTGTCCTTAGACTGAATGTTGATAGGTCTATAACCTGGAGCTAATGACTGAGGActttattctcattttcctttgctaaaATGTGATCTAAATAATCTGTTTCTCCATACTTCAAGAATTAAAAGCATGATCCCAACCTATTAAACAGAATTTTCCCAACTGTCTTTTCCTTGTTCTAATGTTTGTCTTGTATAACAAGCCTCCTGTGAAAACCTCTCTAGCTTAACTGACAGTTTTTTTGTACACAACCTTTGAACAGTTACTTCCACTCAACTCCTCTAATCGTAGAGTAGTACTTATGAGAAGTTATTCACCCAAGGTCTTACAGTAACCAGCTGCAAAACTGTTGTTTCCAGAATGTAGTTATTACGCTTGTGTAAACACAATGAAAATCCTCAGGCTAATGAATGGCCAGATGATACTGTTCCACACTGAAAGCGATGCTGGTAACTGAATGCTTACTATAGGAGTGCTTATCATTGCAGCCAACAAAAACTGGGCTTTGACATGACCTTCCAATGGGCACTTAATCATTCAGTTACTGCATACACCTATCAACAGTCACTTACTTACCAGAACTGGCATGATATACAAGTATAGAAATGGCTTCCTCATTTCAGTAAAAAGGGACAAGCCTATTCTATTCATAGGCTTTAGTTTCTTTTTACTGACATTATCCTTTGCTGTGTCAACAGTTTAATGAGCACTGcgaggttttttttcttttaaactttgcaATACTAATTACAGTACACAACACAGTCCCTTTTATCTCCTGTTATTTAATTTGCACCCaacatctttattttcagaGATTCTGGATGACTGAATATGGAAACACAGATACACCAACCTATTTGGCAttgatattttctttgcaactgCCATCAAAGAACCATGGAGGAGACTGACCAATGAAGTGTTCCCCTGTGTGCAGCAGGAATAAAGTTATGCCTACGACTGTGTAAGTCTTTCCTGCAGTGGGCCCTGTTAGAGCCACTGGCAGCTAATCATCAGCACAGTGGCATTAACACCAAATGAAGACATTGGTGGAACAAGGAACAGTTCTTCATTCTCAGAAAGGCTGGGTGGCAGACAGTTGCTCAAAGGTGATCCTGGATACTAAAGGAGAGAACTCAATTTACCGTATAAACTCTCAGGTCAAACAGGTTAGTGAGTGGTAAATTAGGGCAACTCCAGGATTAAATGACTTCCGAGTATAAGTTTTCTGGATAATAATTTTGGTCGAAAGTATTGAAGCTTTGCCTAAATCCCTTTTCAGAGTTCAGGTTCTCATCTACATCTAGGCTAATATAACATCTTTGGTCTCAAATTAtgctgctgaaaaacaaaatttgtaTAATGTCTTGAAAACATAAAAACCTTAGCTATGCAGCTGAATGACTCTTCAGCCTGGTCATCAGAGAAATATGTCTGTCTCTGACATTGGGGTTACTTTCACTATTACAAGGAAGTAAATAGTTGTTTGCATCGTGTCTCCCTGCCACCAATTATATTATTTGTTCCATAACAGAGTAAAAAAGTTATCTTCACACTGTATTTCCATTCCAACAAAAGGTTTGTTATTTTGaaacccagattttttttttttcttacagactGACATCTCATCATGCGCTACAAGTGAATCACTACTGTCAGAATGGTGTCTCCTACCTCAGCAACCATGTTGCCCCTCTGCACCATGCTCTACCCGTTTTAAAGACTAAAATTCACAGGTCCTGGTCGTACCATATCAGTTACATCTATCATACCTTGGTCTGACGTTCCTGTATCTCAGCTGACACCTCAGACATTTGGAGCTGCAGACATGCCACAGTTGCACCTTCCAGCTTTTTGGTGCTTTCTCTCTTGAACTATCCATAAATTAAATAACAGGCATATAAGAATGATTTAGACACATGCAATAATCCTATTTAGTAATTGAACAAAATATTATGTCTCACACTACATCAAGCAAGACAAAGCAATGGAGGGTTGTTGAGCACTCTACACTTAAAGCGCAGGAAACTACCATGTTTCCATACACTGTTAATCCTACCAAGTCTTATCATTTTCACTACTGCACTGATACAAAGCTCAGTGCATCTCCATACTACAGACCAAATATATACAATAGAATTGGAGTACAGCATGGGTCATCTGTTTGGTGTTCTTGATTAGATGTAGCACATTCAGATATCTTCTCTCAAATCTACTTGAGCTTTTTTATTAGCGTTGTTTCATATTGGATATTCTTTGTCAACTGCCAAGGTTGAAGTTTTCTGTGCTTTACCTTGCATTAAATTACTGTGAAAGTTTAAACCAGAATGGTtgcactttcaaaaaaaatgtatttaagtaAAAAGACAAGTGGTTTTCCTCACATGAGGATGAAAAACTTAGACCTACGTTGTTGAGAAACTCTATTACCTTCATGCTTTATTATCTGAAATTAAGCAGAAGGATGGTCCCAGCATAATACCCAACTATCTTCTGATGCACCTGTCAGAAAACAatttcaggaagagaaagaagtggGGTAGAGAGATAAGATGAGAGAGAACAGAATTAAGGAATTTgtagaacaagaaaaaagttGAGTATGTATAAGGTCATGTGAAAGATACAGGGCTAGAGAGAACACAATAGTGGTGATGGCAGAGGAAAGAGTAACAGAGGGCAGGAATTCTTGAAGAGGAGGGTTTAGGGTTGGCAGAGACAAAGGAAATTTTTTGATACAATACTTCATGGTATAAACATTCACTTGCAGTCCCCATTTCTTCTATAGCACTCGTCAAATTCTTCTCAATTACTTTGAGctaggattttctttttgtttctttcatggctgaataaaaaaaaagaaaatctggagCCTAAAAGAGATCTGCCTTAGCACATGAGTTCTATTTCGGCAGGTGAGGAAGCTCAACAGTTTGGAAGCAGTAAAAACAAACCCATCTCCCAAATACTTCGGAATTGGGATATGCATCGCAGCATGTACTGCCACCCGGAGGCAGAAAGTTCCAAGTACAGCTAAAAACAAAGGTcatgtttcaaaaagaaactcttttacccctaaattaattttatttaagatGGCTAGTATTTCTATTCAGTTTTCCCTGATCAAAATCTATTAAGGCAGTGAAAagacagtttttttaaaaaggacatgGACTCCCATTTTTAAAGGACATTTATTATATGTTGCAAAAAGTTGTGAAGGCCTTTATATCTGTACAACATTGCAATGATTTTACCATTCAGTACACAAAACCCGTCTGAATGGTGTCTGTTTTCATGAGAGTTTAGAGATTAGGGTGACAGGCACCTATCTTTAATTAAGAAAAGACAACCATGAGTTCAAGTGCAAACCTACAGAGTCAAATGAAGATATGCCTGTAGCACGGACAGGCAAGTGGAAAATACTGTGGGTCAAGTTTCAGATGGGCTTAAAGTTCTTGTGGGTACATTCTCCACCCAGTAACCTATGTTTTTGTGTCTGCCACTAGATTAAAACCAGACCTGTGCTCTGGTCACATCTCTGCACCACTGTGAAAACATATCTATGGTCCTCACAGAGGATGATCTGACATTAACAGACTGACTGCCTTAATTCAGAACGTTACACAAACTTAAATCCACTGTTACTTATGCAGAAGAACCTTGACACCAAATAACCTACGCAATAAGTGTATCAAACACTGCTATGCTAAGGTGTATCTAGGCCTAACAGTATAGTTCACAATCAAGTAAAGAGACTTTTGCTCTGATCCTCAATGAGCATTTGTCAGGTTTGCAGGCTCCCAGTATAGACCTTTATGCTCAGATACTAGTTAAGTTTTCAGATGAGATGCTGTAATTAATCAGATATGAACGAGAcactatttattatttgttaatGACTCGTACtccattacatttttattctcagTAAGTTTTCCTGAGAAGCTCTCTGTGTTAACTCAAATCTAAGACAAGTTTGGGCTTCAAGCTAAAGTTTGTGATTATACAAGCTAATACTTAGAACCTAGACTACGCCTTTTAATCTACAGACTCAAAtagcttttgaaatattaatttagcTTCATGACATCCCAATGAGATATAAATTATTGTATTTGTATTATCTAAGAAAAACTCCAGGCAATAACTATAATATAGTACTGGGCTTGACTACACATCTTCTAAGGATGTTTACCAATGACATTCTTGTCTTCTTcattcctcttctgcttctgttttttatactaaaaaaagaaaaaagaaaaaagaaagaaagaaagaattatttgtGCGAAAGAGCACATATCTAAAAGTAACAGTTCATACTGACAAGGATTTACAACCCTCTTCATGATCTACATAAAGTTATCTCAGTTTCCTTTAAGTTAGATTGAAATTTGATAGGCTTTCTCTCTTCAGTATAAAATAATGCTTCTTGGCAGGCACTGTGAATCCAATCCTCCTCTCACACAGTTCAATTACCAGTTTTCCAATGAAGCAGTCTACAATCTCTGTAGCAGAATCAGAATGAGGCTTTTCATAATTGCAGGGAGAATAAAATCAGATTCAAGCTCAGACAGTTATTTAGTAGGCTATAACTGCTGGGATTTGGCTACTGCTATAATTTTATAATCTATGCCTAATCTGTGCTTGCTCCTGTAACAATTCTCATTTGGATTTCATGGGCTGGCAGAGAGAAGGACTTAACAGTCATTTAGTAAATTAAGTCATAGATATTTAGAGCAAGCTGAACTTTTGACTTGTTTCATTATACTCTTGAGAAATCCATGTTAACATATCATGCTCCCCAACCAGATTTAAATACAAGGAAGTCCAGGTGACACTCAGCTGTCTAATGGTAAACAATCTTCATTTTTTGATTTAAGAAACCAGTTTGAGTGGTATCTTTCAGTGCTGTGATAGTAAAGAGGCATGTCCCCTAAGTCGTAACTACAGCACAAGTAAACCAATTACTACAATTTTGCCACTATGTTGTCTACCCCGATCTGTGCAGCCACAGGCAAgatctgagaaaaaaagttcAGGGAGTTTACATAAACTGACTTAGAGAGGATAGATTCCTGCTAGGAAAGCAGTAGATGTGTATCAGCAAACTCTGGCTTGCTAAATAtggtaggtttttttctctgtaacagTTATACTAGCCACCACTGCTGAAATTTAATATAATTCTTCATGGAAACAAAGATTTATACAGAGACCAACTTAAAGCATCATTGGTTCTAAAAAATACACTTAAGTTATAGCaacaaagaagaatttttaaacaaCTATCACAATCATAAATCCCTAGTGGTCAGGTATTTCCTTTCACCTAGACACTTCAACATCCAGGACAAAGGAAGAGTTTGCTGCTCTAACTTGCTTtctgatgttttcttctttgatcTGAACTGAGAGAGAGCAAAGCTTAGACAATCTGATGCACTTACTTTATTCATGACCCAGTCAGCATCTTCAATGGCTCTCTTAATAATCTGCTGGATTCGCTCAGGATTGTCTTCATCAGCATGAACTTTGAAACTCTGCAACATTCAAAGTGTTACACTGACTAGCCAACTTAATGCAACAGTTGTCAAAATAAGAATCACTTAAAtcccaaagaaaatatttgatgcAAATAAACCATCGATATGAAAAGGTAAAATAGACATTGTAGCACGTGGCTATGCTATTTCCATAACAAGTCTTGTCAAATGTAATTTCATATTAAGTATTTTACTCATTTCATACATCAGCAAAAACACCCCAGACAACTTCAATTCAGAACAACAACTGAAATTGTCTGTTATGTTAAAACTAGAAAAACACAGTACAACAGATATGACCAAAGGCATACAATTACTTCCAGATGAACAATTAGATGAGAGTCACCCAGTGCGGGGGACTGGGGGCAggatatatatattaaaaatgacCAACAAGGAACCAGTGAATTTTACCATAAAAGATGCATTTAGGTGAGTAAGGAATGATTGTTCACTCTCTTGACTAAGACAAGAATTAGAGAtgaaagccaaggaaaacagaaggtTTGAGATTCAAAGCAAACTAAAAGAAATGCTCCTTCACACACTCCTAGTACAATCGTTCAAATCCACTGTTTCAAGCTTgcagaagagtaattttttaagTGCCAGGAGCTATAAAAAGTTGGTCCAAACtgtaagaggagaaaaaaacaaaaaaccccacaacactgAATTCcactaacagaaaaagaaatctgtttctcACCTGCCTGACTGCATGTCTGTAATGCTGACGAATATTCTCTTCAGGAAGTTGCTTACAGCATCGAAGCAGGTAACGATATAACTGCAAAGAGTTCTGAACTAATTCAGCATTCGGTAGTGGGGCCATTATCAAGCTTTTTAGCTGttgaaaataagaaacacaAATCAAAACACCTAatgaattttattaaaaacacagaaacaaaagtgtAAAGTAATTTTACAGCAATGAAAAGAGGGACAGCAAATTAACATTTAGCAGCATAACTTGAAGAAactttagaagaaaacaattatGAAATGAATCAGAACTTGTTTAGTTTCTGGACAGATGGGGGTTAGTCGCCATTGATCAAggtattaaaatacaaaagtgtGGCAGTTTATGCAAGAAGATCACTTTATGATGGTAATATTAAGGTGTACTGCAATATTAAattttttctagtttaaaaaaaaaagacccacaGTGTAAGCTGCTATCAGTATACAAAGCAGTATGGCAGCCCCGAAGGAGTTTTCTACTTGATAAGCCATGATTCTTAGATTCATTCAAGCTTTCAGTGCTTTCCTTGAGCATCCATAAGAGTCTATCCACACGGTGACATCATAGAATGCTCATAATTGCTACAAGTGGTGTTGGAATTTACCAGTATTTCCTAGTATTTTCATTCTCTCAAGAATATCTTGTGAACTGGCCTATGAATGTCAGGCTTTAACTTTAAATAACATGTATAAATACAGTAGAAGACAGGTAAAAATACTGATAGGtttgaaattttcctttttttttggtaacagcaacaagaaaagaacaaatttcTAACAAATTTCACCTCCATAACTATACTTGCATATTGTAACAATAAGTCCATCCAAGCTATATAAAGTGCTAATCAAATACTGTAAATTACTTGTCATTTAACAGATGGTTACCATCTGCAGAGAACTAAattaacatttggaaaaaagcacTTTTACACCATTACTCTTAAGAATAAAGATAATAAATAAGTAACTGAATAATGAAGTAGGTGTATGGCATTATTTTAGCACCCGTTATGATACTTACTCATCATTTGGaatatctttttcctttttcttaagtAATTTAAGTCCTTCGGCccaatttatttcagaatagAACGCTACAGCTATCACACGCCTGGGGCTGTACATTTGCATAGGCTAGTTGTTCTTGCAGTGGGGAAAAATCTCCTCACTAAGTACCTATAAAATGCCCATCATAATGGGATGTGTACTACTGTAAtctgtattttcagtaaaacaaaatttccACCTCTGTCTATAAAGAAGTAGATATAAATTAGCATACCTCTATAGCAGTAACAAGAGCTATGCTGATTTACACTAGCAGAGGTCACTGAAAATCTCTAACATTTTAGGCACAAAAAGTATGATTCTTCtatgtgaagaaaattaaagaaacctttgaccaaaacacaaaatctgTCTTATTCTTGAGGGATGGGCCTCAACAACATTGCTTTACTCATGGAACAAAACCACAGTACAAAGTCACATGAGAGCACCTCACAGTATTGGGGTTTTTCTGTTCATTACCAAAAGATTGGGTGAAATCTACACcatattgatttttttgaatcTAACTACCTTTTGTCAAAAGTAACATTTTGTAAAACGAGAGGGAGCTGTTCCTGTGGCAGAGCTTCTTGTCTACAGGAAATGTGTGAGAAAGAGCCTTGCAATATTAGCATTATTATCTGTACTGGAATTGTGCCCATACTCTTCAGTCAAGGATTCAGGCTCTATCATGGTAGGTactatatatacatacatatctAATGAAAAACTTTCTGCCACAAAGAATTTACAAGGCAGACTAATGACAAGTCATAAGATGAGGCAGAACAAGGCAGATGAGCCAAACAGgtgggatgggaatggggaggAGGTGACAGTAATATGAGCCTGGTTTTGTGTAGACTAATAGAGCACACAATATAGCTCACCACCTGCTTAGCTGGTATCAACAGGCAAGTTTTATAACACTATTTTTTTAAGGACCTGTAGAAACATAGTGAGTCACGGCTGATGGGTGTTATGGAAGCCCCTAAGAAAGGCTCTGATGACActtcagaaaaagcttttctagCCTCCAAGGGAAAAAGATGACTGTCTTAAGGAAGTACTTAACAGAGTTACTTTCTCATGAGCTGATGatgtaaattattaaaattaattttaaggtATACAATAGGCTTAATAGGCATAAACCTTTGAAAAACATATGCCAGGATCCCTTTCCTGCTTATTTATACTGACTTCTTTCCTTACATCCAAAATGCGTTCTGTGTAGTTCATTTGTGACTTCACTCAAAATCACTTTAGTAAcactttcaaaaagcaaagcccTTTCCCCAAAATATTAAGAGTATATAGATTTACGACAAACGGTACTCCAAAACAAATGCTGATCACAGTGACTAGCTCCCTAGTGAAAAATACCCATAAAAGTTACAAGAATCCCAATGTGATGTTCATTACCAATATGCCTCATTTTTTTGTGATTGTAATGAGCTGAAGGATCCATGTATGGTGCTGTTTACCCTGATTCTGTTATTAACATTATAAAAAACCTAACCAACCAAAAAAAGGCTGTTGGACCCCAAGCTCTGTAAACACCACTACAATGGCTGTGATGACTTTCCACTGGAGCTAATACAACACAGCTTGTCAACTACCTCCACAAGATTCAGCTTGGTCACTTCCTTAATTAATCATAGGTTAATGACTACCTATTCAGGGgatcttggaaagaaaagtagACAAAGGCCATTCCCAAGATGGATAAATGGGTGATGCCGATGTCAAATATGGCATTTGGAAATCCTGTTGTTTTATATTTGTGCTGGTAGTGCTCCATCCAGTGCAAGAAGGACTAATACACATCACAACGACAAAAGGTGGATCAAATTTAACATTTAAGATAATAACTTTGATTTGGTTGTTATTACTAAAGTCTGGAATAAAGATCTTCGGGACT
Proteins encoded:
- the LYRM9 gene encoding LYR motif-containing protein 9 isoform X3: MAPLPNAELVQNSLQLYRYLLRCCKQLPEENIRQHYRHAVRQSFKVHADEDNPERIQQIIKRAIEDADWVMNKYKKQKQKRNEEDKNVIGKHP
- the LYRM9 gene encoding LYR motif-containing protein 9 isoform X2, producing the protein MLKSLIMAPLPNAELVQNSLQLYRYLLRCCKQLPEENIRQHYRHAVRQSFKVHADEDNPERIQQIIKRAIEDADWVMNKYKKQKQKRNEEDKNVIGKHP
- the LYRM9 gene encoding LYR motif-containing protein 9 isoform X1 encodes the protein MQQLYLLKSLIMAPLPNAELVQNSLQLYRYLLRCCKQLPEENIRQHYRHAVRQSFKVHADEDNPERIQQIIKRAIEDADWVMNKYKKQKQKRNEEDKNVIGKHP